The Horticoccus luteus DNA window CACGAAATCCTCCAGCGCCTGCCGGTAGTTGCGCAACGTGTAGCGCGAATAGCGCCGCTCCTGCGCCAGATACGTTTCAAACGGCGCCCACCACCCCGCGGCGATTTCCGCCGGGAGCGCGTCAACCGGCGCGCTGCTGGACGCGTTGCTCGACATCGCGCATCACCTTCGTCGCGTGCAGCCGCAACGCTCCCTCCGCATCCAGGCCGTGCACCCGCGCGGCCGCCGCCAGTTCAAACAACCTCCGGCCCAGCGTCGCCTCATCCAGCTCCCGCCCCAACGCCTGCACCTTCGCCGCATCGAGCGCGCCGTCCGCCGGCAACTGCTTTTTCTCGATCTGCTTCGCCACCGCTTCGGCGAACATTAACGCCGGCAGCCGCGGCGGCAGCGCCTTGAATACTCCGCTCGCCGGTGCGCCATTCTTCTTTTCGCCCGCTTTGATCTGCTCCCACTGCGTGATCACCTGCTCCGACGTGTCGAGCTTGCCCGTTCCAAACACGTGCGGATGCCGCCGCACCAGTTTCTCATTCACCTCCCGCGCCACATCCTCGAGCGAAAACCGTCCTGCTTCCTCCGCGAGGTGCGCATGAAACACTACTTGGATCAGCACATCGCCCAGCTCCTCGCGCATGTGCGGAAAATCCGCCTGGTCGATCGTCTCGATGAGTTCGCTCACCTCGTCGATGAGACACCGCACCAAAGACGCATGCGTCTGCTCTTGATCCCACGGACACCCGCCCGGCCCCCGCAACCGGGCAATCGTCGCTTTCAACTCATCCATCGCGCTCATCCGCCCAGCACAACGACGTTCCGGGTGAAATCCATGCCAAAACCCGTCCACTCTGGTCTGGTTTTCAGCCCGCTGCGTGTATTTCGTTGTTTCCTGCATGTCCGATAAACTCACCGAGATCATGGCGTGGAAGCGGCACGAAATCGCCGCGCTCGTCCGTCCCGTTGCCGAATCCGAACTCGCCGCCGCTTCCGCCGCGCGACCCGCGCCGCCATCGTTTCGCGCCGCCCTGCGTCCCGCCGACGGACAACTCGCCGTCATTGCCGAGATCAAGCGCCGCTCGCCGTCCGCCGGCCCCATCGCCACCGCCGTCTCCGCCCCCGATCAGGCGCAACGCTACCGCGCGGCCGGCGCCAGCGCGCTCTCCGTCCTGACCGACGAAAAATATTTCGGCGGTTCCCTCGCCGATCTCACAGCCGTCACCGCGCTTTTCCATCGCGACCCGCCTGCGGTGCCCTGCCTCCGCAAGGATTTCATGGTGCACCCGATCCAGGTGCTTCAAGCCCGCCAGGCCGGCGCCAGCGCCATTCTGATCATCGTTCGCGCACTCACCGACGACGAAATCAAATCCCTCCACACCGCCGCCATCGCCGCCGGCCTCGATGCGCTGTTTGAAATCCATCACGAAGCCGAACTCGACCGCGCCGTCGCTCACGGGGCGAAGATCATCGGCGTCAACAACCGCGATCTCGCCCGCTTCACGACCGACCTCGCCCTCAGCGAACGCCTCATCCCGCTTTTCCCGCGCGAGGTGATCGCCGTCAGCGAAAGCGGCATCTTCACCGCCGTCGATGGCGCCCGCGCCCGCGCCGCCGGCGCCCACGCCGTCCTCGTCGGCGAGGCCCTCATGAAAGCCCCGGATCCCGCCGCCTTGATGGCCGCGTTCCGCGCCCCCTGACCGCCGCCGCCGGCGTCCTTACTTCCTGCATCGTCGCCCCGCTGTGCCGCTTACACCTTCCAGCACCCGCGATCTGCTCGCCGCCCTCGGGCACACGCCCAAACGTTACTTGGGCCAAAATTTTCTGGTCGACGGCAACATCGTCCGCAAATCCCTCGAGCTCGCCCGCCTCGCCGCGGGCGATACCGTGGTCGAAATCGGGCCCGGTCTCGGCACGTTGACCTCCGCCCTGCTCGAAGCCGGCGCCGATGTCTGGGCGGTCGAGATGGATCGCGCACTCGCGCAACACCTCCGCGAAACCCTCGCGCCGCGCTTCCCCGCGCATCTTCATCTTTTGGAAGGCGACGCCATCGACCATCCCCTCGCCAACCTCCCGGCCGCGTCCGCCGCCGCCGGATTCAAGGTCATCGCCAATCTTCCTTACGCGATTTCCACCCCGTGGATGGATGCCGTGCTCTCCGGTCCGCTCCCCGAGCGCCTGGTCTTGATGCTGCAGCAGGAAGCCGCCCAACGCTACGCCGCGCTCCCCGGCAGCAAGACATTCGGCGCCATCTCGATTTTCCTGCAGTCCGCCTACGAAATCGCTCCCGGCCATAAAGTCGCCGCCGCCTGCTTTCACCCGCGGCCCGAAATCGAATCGTATCTGCTGCACCTGGTCCGCCGCCCGCCGGCATTTGTGTTCGATCCCGCGACGAAAACCCTCATCCGCGCCTGCTTCCAGCAACGCCGCAAGCAGATCGCCGCCCTTCTCCGCGGCCGCCTGCCCGACGACGGCACCGCCTGGCTCGCCGGCCTCGCCGAATTCGACCTCACGCCGCGAGCCCGCCCCGAGGAAATTCCCGTCGCCGCGTGGCAACGGCTCCACGCAGCTTGAAACATATTTCCATTTCTCTCATCACACTTCCGAATGAAACTCCGCGTCGCTGGTCTTCTTTTCCTCTTCCCGCTCCTCGCCGGACTCCTCTGCGCGCAATCCGATCCCGCCGCCCTCAGCGGCCGCATCGAGGGCCATACCTATTACTCTCCCACCGGCGCCTATCGGATCACCATCCCGGTGCTCCGCGAACTCGGCGGCACCGTCAACGACACCGATAACGTCGTCACCTTCGAGGATCATTTCACCGTCCACATCAGCATCGCCACGTTTCCGCAGGATGCCACGCAACGCTGGGAATTATCCACCCGTGGCATCAAAGACTACCTCACCGTCTTCTTCACCGACTTTGTCGTCCCGGATTTCCAACGCATGGTCCCGGCGATCAGCATTGAGAGCATCACTTTCCTCCCGAAAACACAGGGCGGCGCGCTGATCGCCTACACGCTGCTCCCCGGCGGCTCCATGTTTGGCGACCGGCCCACGATCGATGGCGACACGCGTGGCCACGTCGCCAAGCGCGGCAATCTCCTCTTCGTGCGCGATGGCTTTATCTACGTCATCAGCACCGAACTCGCCGAACGCATCACCGAGGGCACCAGTTACCACAAAACGACCGCCGAGGAAGATCAGTTCCTGAAAGACCACCTCATGGATATTCTGAGCAAGATGACGTTCATGAAACCCGCGGCCGCCCAATAGCATGTCCGCCCGGGCGTTTCTCACCTTTCTCGTCATCGGACTCCTCGCCGGCTGGATCAGCGGTCTCATCACCAAAGGCCGCGGCTTCGGCCTCGCCGGCAACCTTATCGTCGGCGTGGTCGGCGCCTTCCTCGGCGGCTTCTGCTTCGGTCTGCTCGGCCTCACCGCCCACAACTTCATCGGCCAACTCGTCTTCGCCATCGCCGGTGCCGTCCTCTTCAGCTACCTGTTGCGCTTCATCAAAAACTGATCCGCCGCCCCGCGGTCGGCGCGGCGCGACCGCGCCTCCGTCACCGTGTCTGCTGTTCGATCGACGTCACTTTGCCGTCTTGAAATACCACCCGGAAATGCTCCCGGTCGCGTCGCGCCGGATAGTTTAAATAATACGGGTAGCGCACGTCGTTCCAATCGTAGTAACGATGATACCAGCCGCGATAAAGCGGCATGCCGCCCGGCCCGTCGTAAGTCACGTAACTCCAGATCTCGCTCGTG harbors:
- a CDS encoding indole-3-glycerol phosphate synthase TrpC, encoding MSDKLTEIMAWKRHEIAALVRPVAESELAAASAARPAPPSFRAALRPADGQLAVIAEIKRRSPSAGPIATAVSAPDQAQRYRAAGASALSVLTDEKYFGGSLADLTAVTALFHRDPPAVPCLRKDFMVHPIQVLQARQAGASAILIIVRALTDDEIKSLHTAAIAAGLDALFEIHHEAELDRAVAHGAKIIGVNNRDLARFTTDLALSERLIPLFPREVIAVSESGIFTAVDGARARAAGAHAVLVGEALMKAPDPAALMAAFRAP
- the rsmA gene encoding 16S rRNA (adenine(1518)-N(6)/adenine(1519)-N(6))-dimethyltransferase RsmA, producing the protein MPLTPSSTRDLLAALGHTPKRYLGQNFLVDGNIVRKSLELARLAAGDTVVEIGPGLGTLTSALLEAGADVWAVEMDRALAQHLRETLAPRFPAHLHLLEGDAIDHPLANLPAASAAAGFKVIANLPYAISTPWMDAVLSGPLPERLVLMLQQEAAQRYAALPGSKTFGAISIFLQSAYEIAPGHKVAAACFHPRPEIESYLLHLVRRPPAFVFDPATKTLIRACFQQRRKQIAALLRGRLPDDGTAWLAGLAEFDLTPRARPEEIPVAAWQRLHAA
- a CDS encoding MazG family protein; protein product: MQETTKYTQRAENQTRVDGFWHGFHPERRCAGRMSAMDELKATIARLRGPGGCPWDQEQTHASLVRCLIDEVSELIETIDQADFPHMREELGDVLIQVVFHAHLAEEAGRFSLEDVAREVNEKLVRRHPHVFGTGKLDTSEQVITQWEQIKAGEKKNGAPASGVFKALPPRLPALMFAEAVAKQIEKKQLPADGALDAAKVQALGRELDEATLGRRLFELAAAARVHGLDAEGALRLHATKVMRDVEQRVQQRAG
- a CDS encoding GlsB/YeaQ/YmgE family stress response membrane protein, coding for MSARAFLTFLVIGLLAGWISGLITKGRGFGLAGNLIVGVVGAFLGGFCFGLLGLTAHNFIGQLVFAIAGAVLFSYLLRFIKN